One genomic segment of Anaerobiospirillum thomasii includes these proteins:
- the flgK gene encoding flagellar hook-associated protein FlgK translates to MIDILKTGKYGILANQKLLATTSNNISNVNTTGYTRQRTDVYTNCIEWGIGDTYTRRIYNQYVQREMFRDQGNKGFYESYKTGMGTVDEMLSDDSMNIASSLNSYFKSLQDAVQNPTSTATRQELLSQLGIMVDRYHTLNHNIMNEMHDINLAVDDTVTKINSLVYGIYETNKRIGHNNKQDSDINLQLMDKRDQLINELSSLVDLNTTVESDGSISVYMGNGQLLVNGDTYGKLNAMQDKLDPTRREVSITFSTNNKSEIVVNHKGWGGKLGGLLQSTDEIRQTMRDMGQLAIAFADAMNQQNKGGITLEGIAGKDLITLPSINATTTHPTLEMDVDFIPGKGSNVRAHDYAIDFDHQNGTPTFYYIDENGEKQTLEVPQGQPQVVNGKTVYTFEDLGIKMSFNMNIQQQAQNLRGAKVLAQPMVHAAYDIQMNITKPEEFAFASALTVNTTNGNVGNATIAFNGVYKMGPAYGVDIDMNETLPGGGKNPNYLKPMLNPGAPVKVQVNDDGNYDVLDAAGKVIGTAPASCNGQNVFANTKWVATNHPDGFPGYDVSITGTVKPNDSWTIAINTNGKGDNSNGVLLGKLQSADLVAKNGGHKVSFTEGYADVVTNLGAEVMKAETDFKAADAKCTQTQDMFASSAGVNLDEEAANLVRFQQTYTSCSKIIQASQTVFDSLLGAIK, encoded by the coding sequence ATGATCGATATTTTAAAAACAGGCAAGTACGGAATCTTAGCAAATCAGAAATTACTTGCAACTACATCAAATAATATTTCAAATGTTAATACCACTGGCTATACACGTCAGAGAACCGATGTTTATACCAACTGCATAGAGTGGGGTATTGGCGATACTTATACACGTCGTATTTATAATCAGTACGTACAGCGCGAGATGTTCCGTGATCAGGGCAACAAGGGTTTTTACGAGTCATACAAGACTGGTATGGGTACTGTAGATGAAATGTTATCTGACGATAGTATGAATATCGCATCATCTTTAAATTCATACTTTAAATCTCTGCAGGATGCAGTACAAAATCCAACATCAACCGCCACACGTCAGGAGCTTTTATCACAGCTGGGTATTATGGTAGACAGATACCATACCTTAAATCACAATATCATGAATGAAATGCATGATATCAATCTGGCTGTAGATGACACTGTAACTAAGATTAACTCTTTAGTTTACGGTATCTATGAGACAAATAAGCGTATCGGTCATAACAACAAACAGGACAGTGATATCAATCTGCAGCTGATGGACAAACGCGATCAGCTCATCAATGAACTGTCATCACTTGTTGATTTAAACACTACCGTAGAATCAGATGGTTCAATCAGTGTTTACATGGGTAACGGTCAGTTACTGGTAAACGGTGATACCTATGGCAAATTAAATGCGATGCAGGACAAATTAGATCCTACACGCAGAGAAGTTTCTATTACCTTCTCCACCAATAACAAGAGTGAAATTGTGGTTAACCACAAAGGCTGGGGCGGTAAATTAGGTGGCTTATTACAAAGTACAGACGAGATCCGTCAGACCATGCGTGATATGGGTCAGCTGGCCATTGCCTTTGCTGATGCCATGAATCAGCAGAACAAAGGTGGTATCACCCTTGAGGGTATTGCTGGCAAGGATCTTATCACTCTGCCATCAATCAATGCTACAACTACACATCCAACCTTAGAGATGGACGTAGACTTCATACCAGGCAAGGGTTCAAATGTAAGAGCTCATGACTATGCCATTGATTTTGATCATCAGAATGGTACACCTACCTTCTACTATATTGATGAAAACGGTGAGAAGCAGACCTTAGAAGTTCCACAGGGCCAGCCTCAGGTAGTAAATGGCAAGACTGTTTATACCTTTGAAGATTTAGGTATCAAGATGAGCTTTAACATGAACATCCAGCAGCAGGCTCAAAACCTGCGTGGTGCCAAGGTTTTAGCTCAGCCAATGGTACATGCAGCCTATGATATTCAGATGAATATTACCAAGCCAGAGGAATTTGCCTTTGCCTCAGCCTTAACTGTAAATACAACAAATGGCAACGTAGGTAATGCAACTATAGCTTTCAACGGTGTCTACAAGATGGGTCCAGCCTATGGTGTAGATATTGATATGAATGAAACTCTTCCAGGTGGTGGTAAGAACCCAAATTACTTAAAGCCAATGTTAAATCCTGGCGCACCAGTAAAGGTTCAGGTAAATGATGATGGTAACTACGATGTACTTGATGCTGCTGGTAAAGTTATAGGTACAGCTCCGGCTTCATGTAATGGTCAGAATGTATTTGCCAATACCAAGTGGGTAGCTACCAACCATCCAGATGGTTTCCCAGGTTATGACGTATCCATTACCGGTACAGTTAAACCAAATGATTCCTGGACAATTGCTATCAATACCAATGGTAAGGGTGACAACTCCAACGGTGTGCTGCTTGGCAAATTGCAGTCAGCAGATCTTGTAGCCAAGAATGGCGGTCACAAGGTTTCATTCACCGAAGGTTATGCCGATGTTGTAACCAACTTAGGTGCTGAGGTTATGAAGGCTGAGACTGACTTTAAGGCAGCTGATGCCAAGTGCACTCAAACTCAGGACATGTTTGCCTCATCAGCTGGTGTTAACCTTGATGAGGAGGCTGCAAACCTGGTTAGATTCCAGCAGACCTATACATCATGTTCAAAGATTATTCAGGCCTCACAGACAGTATTTGACTCACTGCTGGGTGCCATTAAATAA
- a CDS encoding glucosaminidase domain-containing protein, which translates to MESQKGFNIKDSADIGLIGDHRGLNKLKKLASGSTEDKAKALVTAAQQFESLLMQYWMDGMRKGNDVINPDSPLHSKHSSFFEDMLSQQQIGSMVSGSGGLNKNSITYLITKQFAKSLGDEGKEILKSLAATGSSYNSKEVVLKGSRVDYNSPSAIRALQNKNATVASLRKVYDDLPHPDTMRSFDGPEDFVKKMMPYALKAVSKVPMNPLVLVAQAALETGWGNHVPDNNNYYGIKAGKSWTGPVQKLSSGEFENGRYVDRVSAFRAYPSVLESMEDYIALIRGNSRYEKASEISYDPDRYFEEIQKAGYATDPNYADKLKGIVRRIAFMTY; encoded by the coding sequence ATGGAAAGTCAAAAAGGTTTTAATATCAAGGATAGTGCCGATATCGGTCTTATCGGCGATCACAGAGGCCTTAACAAATTAAAGAAGCTGGCATCTGGCAGTACCGAGGATAAAGCCAAAGCTTTGGTGACAGCAGCCCAGCAGTTTGAGTCTTTACTGATGCAGTACTGGATGGATGGTATGCGCAAAGGTAATGATGTTATCAATCCAGATTCCCCACTTCACTCCAAACACTCTTCTTTCTTTGAAGATATGCTCTCACAGCAGCAGATAGGCTCCATGGTTTCAGGCTCAGGCGGTCTTAATAAAAACTCCATTACTTATCTTATTACCAAACAGTTTGCCAAATCACTTGGCGATGAGGGCAAGGAAATTTTAAAGAGTCTTGCAGCCACTGGCAGTTCTTATAATTCAAAGGAAGTAGTGCTGAAGGGTTCAAGAGTTGACTACAACTCTCCTAGTGCCATCAGAGCACTGCAGAACAAGAATGCTACAGTAGCCTCACTGCGCAAGGTTTACGATGATCTCCCACATCCTGATACCATGCGCAGTTTTGATGGTCCTGAGGACTTTGTCAAGAAGATGATGCCTTATGCTCTAAAAGCTGTATCCAAGGTTCCAATGAATCCACTGGTGCTTGTAGCTCAGGCTGCTCTTGAGACAGGCTGGGGTAATCATGTACCTGACAACAATAATTACTACGGTATTAAAGCAGGTAAATCCTGGACAGGTCCTGTTCAGAAATTAAGCTCAGGAGAGTTTGAAAACGGCAGATATGTAGACAGAGTCTCTGCCTTTAGAGCCTATCCTAGTGTGCTTGAGTCTATGGAAGACTATATAGCCCTTATCAGAGGTAACAGCAGATATGAAAAAGCCTCTGAAATCTCCTATGACCCAGACAGATACTTTGAGGAAATTCAAAAGGCAGGCTATGCTACAGATCCAAACTATGCCGACAAGCTAAAGGGAATAGTAAGACGTATTGCCTTTATGACCTATTAA
- a CDS encoding sigma-54 dependent transcriptional regulator — MQFSLNVLILEKNDSKRQTLETIFSFLGASTQSGQIEDCLSYIDSCYENVDICIVGDIEGSSTLQELLKKYPATAFIAIESSNKKSEAPNFIGTLSEAPSYDELVSLLHYSQSFRAMRKYAQKSESSNTLIKMLVGKAPAMTLVRRLIEQVAKTDANVLVLGESGTGKEVVARAIHGISNRADKPFVPVNCGAIPGELLESELFGHEKGAFTGAFAARQGRFELANGGTLFLDEIGDMPLQMQVKLLRVLQERKFERVGSNKTIEANVRIIAATHQDLEKMVEEHTFREDLFYRLNVFPIETPPLRYRQDDIPLLVQELVNRHSKEQKGTIRFTQSAMQTLMQNEWKGNVRELSNLVERLLILHPNEIVDVGDLPPKYRGIAKIDDPNAEREALLDAFSTPDFFGTENFFGDEDNQPIDLPPLPVIEGEDDLAKAFTPTLTQEGVNLKDMVSNIEISMIKQALDQCGGVVAKASEVLGLRRTTLVEKMKKYGISAQ; from the coding sequence ATGCAGTTTTCTTTAAACGTACTTATACTTGAGAAGAATGACAGTAAACGACAAACGCTTGAAACTATTTTTTCCTTCCTTGGCGCATCTACACAGAGCGGACAGATAGAAGACTGTCTATCCTATATAGACTCATGCTATGAAAACGTTGACATCTGCATTGTCGGTGATATTGAAGGCAGCAGCACACTGCAGGAGCTCCTTAAAAAATATCCGGCCACTGCTTTTATTGCTATTGAAAGTTCCAACAAAAAGTCAGAAGCCCCAAACTTTATCGGAACTTTAAGCGAGGCTCCTTCATACGATGAACTTGTCTCACTGTTGCATTACAGTCAGTCCTTCAGAGCCATGCGCAAGTATGCTCAAAAGAGTGAGAGTTCCAATACCTTAATCAAGATGCTCGTGGGCAAGGCCCCTGCTATGACTTTAGTACGTCGTCTTATCGAGCAGGTGGCAAAGACAGATGCCAATGTACTTGTTTTAGGTGAATCAGGTACAGGTAAGGAAGTTGTGGCCCGCGCCATTCACGGCATTTCCAATCGTGCCGATAAACCTTTTGTACCTGTAAACTGTGGAGCCATACCTGGAGAGCTTTTAGAATCAGAGCTCTTTGGTCATGAAAAAGGAGCCTTCACCGGTGCCTTTGCCGCCCGTCAGGGTCGTTTTGAGCTGGCCAACGGCGGTACCTTATTTTTAGATGAAATTGGCGATATGCCACTGCAGATGCAGGTAAAACTTCTGCGCGTACTGCAGGAGCGTAAATTTGAGCGTGTGGGCTCAAACAAGACTATTGAGGCTAATGTGCGCATTATTGCCGCTACTCATCAGGATCTTGAGAAAATGGTCGAAGAGCATACCTTCCGTGAGGATCTCTTCTACAGACTTAATGTATTTCCAATTGAAACCCCACCACTGCGCTACAGACAGGATGATATTCCTCTTTTGGTACAGGAGCTTGTCAACCGTCACTCAAAAGAGCAGAAAGGTACTATACGCTTTACACAAAGCGCCATGCAGACTCTGATGCAGAATGAGTGGAAAGGCAACGTACGAGAGCTGTCTAACCTTGTAGAAAGACTGCTTATTCTTCACCCTAATGAAATTGTGGATGTAGGAGATCTTCCTCCTAAATACAGAGGCATTGCCAAGATTGATGATCCAAATGCCGAACGTGAGGCCCTGCTTGATGCATTCTCTACACCAGACTTCTTTGGTACAGAGAACTTCTTTGGTGATGAGGACAATCAGCCAATTGATCTGCCTCCTCTGCCTGTTATCGAAGGTGAAGATGATCTGGCCAAAGCCTTTACTCCTACCCTGACACAGGAGGGTGTAAACCTCAAGGATATGGTTTCAAATATTGAGATATCAATGATTAAACAGGCACTTGATCAGTGCGGCGGTGTGGTAGCCAAGGCCTCAGAAGTGCTTGGTCTAAGACGCACCACCCTCGTTGAGAAGATGAAGAAATACGGTATCAGTGCACAGTAA